The following proteins are encoded in a genomic region of Colletotrichum higginsianum IMI 349063 chromosome 9, whole genome shotgun sequence:
- a CDS encoding Phosphoglycerate mutase encodes MAKPRLIILIRHAQSEGNKNREIHQTIPDHRVKLTQDGWQQAYDAGRRLRKLLRADDTLHFFTSPYRRTRETTEGILSTLTSDEEDPSPFKRSNIKVYEEPRLREQDFGNFQPCSAEMERMWQERADYGHFFYRIPNGESAADAYDRVSGFNESLWRQFGENDFASVCVLGELPVHVCSARANRPVTHGLMSRVFLMKWYHFTVEYFEDLRNVNHCEFLLMRKQEESGKYILENKLRTWSELRKERALIKEKEDKERGEEERPAKDAKAGTLLERSKTFIVTRRWGGCPNGCNHKSHYQRRDDLEVLRQTDEITSNGTTGTIHSSRRQSPAPRRPIKRCEQGYTSDEGTDGDSRPPQIDVTRARQEIVSSPDGTPSFISAEDRLRSMISPHLHVGRDFGGTYSGRTSIAGSDTDSSEEDGHRPEITTVTKIRVISNVETIEETNSSINSLVSPATGIATPTTEDEQPDKSDRNGIRNGARANRLGDTHSSDLGSEADEDDLAQAEKEDRSIQGSVY; translated from the exons ATGGCTAAACCGAGgctcatcatcctcatccgACACGCCCAGTCCGAGGGCAACA AGAATCGCGAAATCCACCAGACCATCCCCGACCACCGAGTAAAGCTCACACAAGACGGCTGGCAACAAGCCTACGACGCCGGACGCCGCCTGCGCAAGCTGCTCCGTGCCGATGACACCCTTCACTTCTTCACCTCTCCCTATCGCCGCACCCGCGAGACGACCGAAGGCATTCTGTCAACTCTGAcgtccgacgaggaggacccCTCGCCCTTTAAGCGCTCCAATATCAAGGTTTACGAGGAGCCCCGCCTGCGTGAGCAGGACTTCGGCAACTTCCAGCCCTGCTCTGCCGAGATGGAGCGCATGTGGCAGGAGCGCGCCGACTACGGTCACTTCTTCTACCGCATTCCTAATGGCGAGAGCGCCGCAGACGCCTACGACAGAGTTAGCGGCTTCAACGAGAGTCTGTGGCGCCAGTTTGGCGAGAACGACTTTGCCAGCGTTTGCGTTTTGGGTGAGTTGCCCGTTCATGTGTGCAGTGCGCGTGCTAACCGCCCAGTCACCCACGGCCTTATGTCCCGCGTCTTCCTGATGAAGTGGTATCACTTCACCGTCGAGTACTTCGAAGATCTGCGTAACGTCAACCATTGCGAGTTCCTCTTGATGCGCAAGCAGGAAGAGAGTGGCAAATACATACTTGAAAACAAACTCCGCACTTGGTCGGAACTGCGTAAGGAGCGGGCCCTgatcaaggagaaggaggacaaggAACGGGGCGAAGAGGAAAGGCCAGCCAAGGATGCCAAGGCGGGGACTCTCCTCGAACGCAGTAAGACCTTCATCGTCACGCGGCGCTGGGGTGGCTGTCCTAACGGGTGTAACCATAAGAGCCACTACCAGAGGCGTGACGACCTGGAAGTTCTCCGCCAGACGGATGAGATCACCTCCAACGGGACAACAGGCACCATTCACTCCTCCCGGCGACAGTCGCCTGCCCCCCGGAGACCGATCAAGCGGTGCGAGCAGGGCTACACATCGGACGAAGGAACCGACGGAGACAGCCGGCCACCGCAGATTGACGTCACCCGAGCCCGGCAGGAGATCGTCTCGTCGCCTGACGGCACGCCATCCTTCATCTCCGCCGAGGACCGCCTGCGGAGTATGATCTCGCCACATCTCCATGTCGGTCGCGATTTTGGAGGTACATACTCCGGCCGTACGTCGATCGCTGGTAGCGATACGGACTCGTCGGAGGAGGACGGTCACCGGCCTGAGATCACCACCGTCACCAAAATCAGGGTCATCTCCAATGTGGAGACTATTGAAGAGACGAATAGTAGCATCAACAGTCTCGTAAGTCCGGCCACCGGGATTGCGACGCCGACCACGGAGGACGAGCAGCCCGACAAGAGCGATCGCAATGGGATACGAAATGGCGCGCGGGCCAACCGTCTTGGTGACACCCACAGTAGCGATCTGGGCTCTGAGGcagacgaagacgaccttGCTCAAGCCGAAAAGGAGGATAGGAGTATTCAAGGAAGCGTTTATTGA
- a CDS encoding Oxoglutarate dehydrogenase, which yields MLRSSVCRAGTRVLHASKPTTSQSCFSTIASRTSSRKLAAARRPLALTGQRHYASATDSAPNPNDNFLSGNTANYIDEMYMQWKQDPKSVHVSWQVYFKNMENGDMPIAQAFTPPPSLVPGATGGVPGIAAGLGQGSEITNHLKVQLLVRAYQARGHHKANIDPLGIRNESAGFGNIKPKELSLEHYQFSEKDLDAEYELGPGILPRFKKDGREKMTLREIIDACEKIYCGAYGIEFIHIPDREKCDWLRERIEVPQPFKYSIDEKRRILDRLIWSSSFESFLATKYPNDKRFGLEGCETLVPGMKALIDRSVDYGVKDIVIGMPHRGRLNVLSNVVRKPNESIFSEFAGTAGAEDEGSGDVKYHLGMNFERPTPSGKRVQLSLVANPSHLEAEDPVVLGKTRAIQHYNNDEKTHRTAMGVLLHGDAAFAAQGVVYECLGFHSLPAFSTGGTIHLVVNNQIGFTTDPRFARSTAYCTDIAKAIDAPVFHVNADDVEAVNFVCQMAADWRAEFQQDVIIDLVCYRKHGHNETDQPSFTQPLMYKRIQDHESQISIYVNKLLEDGSFTKEDIEEHKQWVWGMLEESFSKSKDYQPTSKEWTTSAWNGFKSPKELATEVLPHHETSVDLKTLNHLGEVIGSTPEGFHAHRNLKRILSNRTKSVVEGKNIDFPTAEALAFGSLVTEGHHVRVSGQDVERGTFSQRHAVFHDQETEDTHTPLQHVSKDQGKFVISNSSLSEFGALGFEYGYSLSSPNALVMWEAQFGDFANNAQCIIDQFIASGEAKWMQRTGLVVSLPHGYDGQGPEHSSGRLERWLQLSNEDPRVFPSPDKLERQHQDCNMQVAYMTSPSNLFHVLRRQMHRQFRKPLIIFFSKALLRHPLARSNIEEFSADSHFRWIIPDPEHETGAIKPKEEIDRVILCSGQVWATLSKYRADNKIDNVAFTRLEQLNPFPWQQLKENLDQYPNAKTIVWCQEEPLNAGAWSFTQPRLETLLNNTEHHDRKHVMYAGRGPSASVAAGNKGLHNKEEQEFLEMAFSVKQDKLKGE from the exons ATGTTGCGAAGCTCTGTGTGTAGAGCTGGCACCCGGGTGCTTCATGCCTCGAAACCTACAACCTCGCAATCATGCTTCTCGACTATCGCGTCGCGAACTTCGTCGAGGAAGCTCGCCGCTGCCCGTCGTCCCCTGGCCCTGACCGGCCAACGTCACTATGCGAGCGCGACCGACTCCGCCCCTAACCCCAACGACAACTTCCTGTCGGGCAACACTGCCAACTACATCGATGAGATGTACATGCAGTGGAAGCAGGACCCCAAGAGCGTTCACGTCTCATGGCAGGTCTACTTCAAGAACATGGAGAACGGCGATATGCCCATCGCCCAAGCCTtcactcctcctccctctctggTCCCTGGTGCTACTGGTGGTGTCCCAGGCattgccgccggcctcggtcaGGGCTCAGAGATCACCAACCACTTGAAGGttcagctcctcgtccgcgcCTATCAGGCACGCGGTCACCACAAGGCCAACATTGACCCCTTGGGCATCCGCAACGAGTCCGCAGGCTTCGGCAACATCAAGCCCAAGGAGCTCAGCCTCGAGCACTACCAATTCTCCGAGAAGGACCTCGATGCTGAGTACGAGCTTGGCCCCGGCATCCTCCCGCGCTTCAAGAAGGATGGCCGCGAGAAGATGACTCTCCGCGAGATCATTGACGCCTGCGAAAAGATCTATTGCGGTGCCTACGGTATCGAGTTTATCCACATTCCCGACAGAGAAAAGTGCGACTGGCTGCGCGAGCGCATTGAGGTTCCCCAGCCGTTCAAGTACTCAATCGACGAGAAGCGCCGCATCCTCGACCGTCTCATCTGGAGTTCTAGTTTCGAATCCTTCCTTGCCACAAAATACCCTAACGACAAGCGCTTCGGTCTCGAAGGTTGCGAGACTCTCGTCCCCGGTATGAAAGCTTTGATCGACCGCAGCGTTGATTATGGCGTTAAGGATATTGTCATTGGCATGCCTCACCGCGGTCGCCTCAACGTTCTCAGCAATGTCGTTAGAAAGCCCAACGAGTCCATCTTCAGCGAGTTCGCCGGAACTGCCGGCGCTGAAGACGAAGGCTCTGGTGACGTCAAGTACCACCTCGGTATGAACTTCGAGCGCCCTACGCCCTCCGGCAAGCGCGTCCAGCTCTCCCTCGTGGCCAACCCTTCTCACTTGGAGGCCGAAGACCCTGTCGTGCTCGGCAAGACCCGCGCCATCCAGCACTACAATAACGATGAGAAGACCCACCGCACCGCCATGGGCGTATTGCTCCACGGAGatgccgccttcgccgcccagGGTGTCGTCTACGAGTGTCTCGGATTCCACTCTTTGCCTGCCTTCTCCACCGGTGGTACCATTCACCTGGTTGTCAACAATCAGATCGGTTTTACTACCGATCCTCGTTTCGCTCGTTCTACCGCCTACTGTACCGAcatcgccaaggccatcgacgcccCTGTCTTCCACGTCAACGCCGACGATGTTGAGGCCGTGAACTTCGTGTGCCAGATGGCCGCCGACTGGCGCGCTGAGTTCCAGCAGGACGTCATTATCGACTTGGTCTGCTACCGTAAGCACGGCCACAACGAGACGGACCAGCCTTCTTTCACCCAGCCCCTCATGTACAAGCGCATTCAGGACCACGAGTCTCAGATCTCCATCTACGTCAACAAGCTCCTCGAAGACGGCAGCTTCACGAAGGAGGACATCGAAGAGCACAAACAGTGGGTCTGGGGCATGCTGGAGGAGAGCTTTTCCAAGTCTAAGGACTACCAGCCCACTTCCAAGGAATGGACCACGTCCGCCTGGAATGGCTTCAAGTCTCCCAAGGAGCTTGCCACCGAGGTCCTCCCTCACCACGAGACCAGCGTTGACCTCAAGACCCTGAACCATCTCGGAGAGGTCATTGGCAGCACCCCTGAGGGATTCCATGCTCATCGCAACCTGAAGCGTATCCTGTCAAACCGCACCAAGTctgtcgtcgagggcaagaaCATTGACTTCCCCACTGCTGAGGCCCTTGCGTTCGGTTCCCTCGTCACGGAGGGCCACCACGTCCGTGTTTCCGGTCAGGATGTCGAGCGCGGAACCTTCTCCCAGCGCCACGCCGTCTTCCACGACCAGGAGACCGAGGACACCCACACCCCTCTCCAGCACGTCAGCAAGGACCAGGGCAAGTTCGTCATCTCCAACTCTTCTCTGAGCGAGTTTGGCGCCCTTGGCTTCGAGTACGGCTACTCTTTGTCTTCACCCAACGCCCTGGTCATGTGGGAGGCTCAGTTCGGTGACTTCGCCAACAACGCACAGTGCATCATTGATCAGTTCATCGCCTCTGGCGAGGCCAAGTGGATGCAGAGAACCGGCCTCGTCGTGTCTCTCCCCCACGGCTATGACGGCCAGGGTCCCGAGCACTCTTCCGGCCGCCTGGAGAGGTGGTTGCAACTGAGCAACGAGGACCCCCGCGTCTTCCCTTCTCCTGATAAGCTGGAGCGTCAGCACCAGGACTGCAATATGCAGGTCGCCTATATGACGAGCCCCTCCAACCTGTTCCACGTTCTCCGTAGACAGATGCACCGTCAATTCCGCAAGC CtctcatcatcttcttctccaaggcTTTGCTCCGTCACCCTCTGGCTCGCTCCAACATTGAGGAGTTCAGTGCAGACTCCCACTTCCGCTGGATCATTCCTGACCCCGAGCACGAGACCGGTGCCATTAAGCCCAAGGAGGAGATCGACCGTGTCATTCTCTGCTCTGGTCAGGTCTGGGCTACTCTGTCCAAGTACCGTGCCGACAACAAGATCGACAACGTTGCTTTCACCCGCCTCGAGCAGCTCAACCCCTTCCCTTGGCAACAACTGAAGGAGAACCTGGACCAGTACCCCAACGCCAAGACCATCGTTTGGTGCCAGGAGGAGCCTCTCAACGCTGGTGCATGGAGCTTCACTCAGCCTCGCCTCGAGACCCTGCTCAACAACACTGAGCACCACGACCGCAAGCATGTCATGTACGCCGGTCGTGGCCCCAGCGCTTCCGTTGCTGCTGGTAACAAGGGTCTGCACAacaaggaggagcaggagtTCCTGGAGATGGCCTTCTCTGTCAAGCAGGACAAGCTGAAGGGCGAGTAG
- a CDS encoding WW domain-containing protein — MAGPTSPGAEGPTFAPPHLPAGWIAQWDGSSKKYYFVQLSTGVSQWETPTDAAPTGATPAQPSDHPYGVPQPEVITHPDGSQTVRHADGTLEPVNPSLPPDTTSTRGIDGPSGDRGLGSMAMNALLGGKNSNHGSSSGNQSSSSPLGGLASQLMSGIGGHGNSQGGSSSGGKSSLGKIGSSLASSLLSSGSKPQQGQQQSYHGNQSSGHQQQHGGLAGSLMGGVANMFGSGKQNHGGNDFGYSNNASGGGGGGGGGGGYTGQAPPTSYQPPGSSSHNQHSSAPSGGSYHSPAPNQGQNHSQQSYPPPPNQYPPPPNQGQPHQNPSYGAPPQLSHTQSYPPPPAGGPPSYGQQPSYGAPSSHQHQQQQPQYGGYNPATYSSGASQGPQTGGYPGQASYGSNPSQQTPSYGNHY; from the exons ATGGCAGGGCCAACCTCCCcgggcgccgagggcccCACGTTTGCCCCGCCGCATCTCCCTGCTGGCTGGATTGCCCAGTGGGATGGTTCGAGCAAGAAGTACTACTTTGTGCAGCTTTCTACTGGCGTGTCGCAATGGGAAACCCCGACCGATGCCGCGCCCACGGGCGCGACGCCTGCTCAACCCTCCGACCATCCTTACGGCGTTCCGCAGCCTGAGGTCATCACTCATCCCGACGGCAGCCAGACGGTACGCCATGCCGATGGCACCCTCGAGCCCGTCAACCCCTCTTTGCCTCCCGATACTACAAGCACAAGGGGCATCGACGGCCCATCGGGTGACCGCGGACTTGGA AGCATGGCCATGAACGCGCTTCTCGGAGGCAAGAACTCGAACCACGGCTCCTCTTCAGGTAACCAAAGCAGCTCGAGccctctcggcggcctcgccagTCAGTTGATGAGCGGCATCGGCGGACACGGCAACAGCCAAGGCGGTAGCAGCAGCGGAGGCAAGAGTTCCCTGGGCAAGATTGGCAGCTCTTTGGCTTCAAGTCTACTCTCGAGTGGAAGCAAGCCGCAACAGGGGCAACAGCAAAGCTATCATGGCAACCAGTCTTCGGGCCATCAGCAGCAACATGGAGGTCTTGCCGGATCTCTCATGGGAGGCGTCGCCAACATGTTCGGTAGCGGCAAACAAAATCATGGT GGCAACGACTTCGGATACTCCAACAATGCTTCTgggggcggtggtggtggtggcggcggcggcggctacaCCGGCCAGGCCCCTCCCACCTCATACCAGCCTCCTGGTTCCTCTTCGCATAATCAGCACTCGTCTGCGCCATCGGGTGGTTCTTACCACTCGCCAGCGCCGAACCAAGGCCAGAATCATTCCCAGCAATCATACCCTCCTCCGCCTAACCAGTACCCCCCTCCGCCAAATCAGGGTCAGCCTCATCAAAACCCATCTTACGGCGCGCCGCCCCAACTATCTCACACTCAATCATAcccccctccgcctgccGGCGGCCCTCCATCGTACGGCCAACAGCCCAGCTATGGTGCCCCCTCGagccaccagcaccagcaacaacaaccgCAGTACGGTGGTTATAACCCGGCCACATACAGCAGCGGCGCTTCCCAAGGCCCTCAGACCGGAGGATACCCTGGCCAAGCGTCCTACGGCAGCAATCCGTCTCAGCAGACGCCCAGCTACGGCAACCACTACTGA